The Maridesulfovibrio hydrothermalis AM13 = DSM 14728 DNA window TATCTTTTGAATTAAAGTCCCCTTTCAGCAGCAGGTAAAATCCTGTAAGGCAGCCCATAGGGCCGAAGTAGATTATTTTTTCACTGAACGCATTGTGATTGCGCAGAAAAGTGGCCCCGATATGCTCTAATGTGTGAGCTGCTGCGCAGTCCAAAGCAGGTTCTTTGTCTGGTTCTTTCATGCGCAGGTCAAAGGTGGTTATGGTCTCGTTGCCAACCGAGTCTTTGCGGGAAACGTAAATACCCCGTTTGAGCTGAGTATGATCAATCTGAAAACTTTCAATTCTTTTCATTTATTTTCCTGACTAAATTAAATTGTTAAGGGTGCATATTGGAGATAGATCTGCTAAAGCAAATTTACTGTTCTTAAATATTTTCCAGCATAGAGATGACCATACTGACTGAGTTGGCTGCGGCTTTTTCCATGCAGTTTTCGTAAACGGCGGTGCTGCCGTCCTCGCGTACCTTGTCAGAGATAGACCTGATCAGGATAAAGGGGACTCCGAATAAAAATCCGGTCTGGGCGATAGCAGCACCTTCCATTTCGACTGCCATGACATCTGGAAACTTTTTTATGATCTGGTTGATCTGCTCTATGGTATGTACAAATGAATCGCCGGATAGGATCGGTCCCTGATGTATGCATATGTCGTCACTGTATGGGCGTGCTTTGCGGGCTAGATCAAGTAATAGCTCATTTGCCACGTATGCTGCCGGCATTTTGGGAATCTGGCCTACTTCGTATTCAAAGGCGGTTGCATCTGCATCGTGGTGGCGAACTTCTGATGATATGACGATGTCGCCGATATTTATGTTGTCGGACAAACTGCCGGCTACTCCGGTATTGATCAGGTAATCCGGTTTGAATTTATCCAGCAGCAGTGTTGTACCTACCGCAGCATTTACTTTGCCGATTCCGCATAAAAAAAGGGCAACATCAACTTCGCATAACTTGCCGGTATGATATGTAAACTGTCCGAAATTTTCTTTACTTGCACAGTCAAGTCTATCGACCAGCAGTGCCAGTTCTTCCTGCATTGCTGCAATTATTCCTATTTTCAATTTGAAATCCTTGTTTGATTTTAAAGACACTCGACACCTGCTAGATTATGGAGAAGTTATAAGTTAGTAAAATTAATACTTCTAATTAACCGAGTAATTAAAACTTACTAAATGCGTTGAGATATAACCCATGTTACCAGATTTAAATAGATTGAAGGTTTTTTATCATATTTTTAATGAGCAAAGCAGTACCGGTGCGGCCAAATTGCTTCATATTACCCAGTCCGGTGTGAGTCAGCATTTGAAAAAGCTTGAAGATGAGTTGCAGACAAAGCTGTTTACGAGGGTAAACCGAAGGCTGGTATCAACCTCGGCGGGGCTGAAGCTCTATGATATCGTAAAAAGCTTTATGGTTGAACTTGAGTCTGGAGTTCGCCATATCAATGAAACGACTGTAAAGCCGTCCGGAGTGTTGCGTATCGGTGCTCCGTCCGAGTTTGGCAAGACATATCTGCCGAAGATTTTTGCCTCCTTTTACAGACAGTATCCTGATGTTTCTTTGCAACTGGAGCTGGGAGACCCGAAGGTGCTGTTTTCCATGGTTTCAAATGGAGAGCTTGATTTTGCATATATCGATATACTGCCGATTCTTATGGATACACCGGGTGGAGTTTCATCTTATTCAATTGAGCCTGTAGTAAGTGAAGAGTTTGTGCTTGCCTGTTCAAGGGGCTATTATGAAAAGTATATGTCTGATGCAGAGTATGACGATTTAATCGGTCTGGATTTTATAGCCTATAAAACAGACATTGCTCTTTTCAGCAGTTGGTTCAAATTACATTTTGATAAATCACCGTCATCGTTGAACCTTGTTTTTACAGCAGATAGTGCCGGAGCAATAATATCTGCCATTGAAGAGGATATGGGGCTGGGGATAACTGTAAGCCATTTGATGACAAAGCAGATCGCAGACGGATCAATAATACCTATCAGAATTACCCAAAATAAATTGCAGAATACAATTGCCTGCGTGCAGTTTAAAGATAAGGAAAGGACGGTTACGGAGAACGCATTTCAGGAGCACTTACGTATAGAACTGGATCTTATTTCTGATTTATTTATTAAGTCATAGCCCGCTTTGTAGCGCGCGAAAATCTTGCTTTATGAAATTTAATTTAACTCCTGCTTGCAGCAGGACTTAAAATAGTCCGCCAGTTTGGGTAATTGTGACCTGACTGTTACCTGCTGTATTTAATTCGTAAACCGGAAGTCTTTTTTTTCGGTTAAGCAGGCATAATGTTAAAGCTGTAAATGGATTCACGGTTCGAAAACACTTCTTGTCTGCAATTTCCATATAATCAAAATTACCCTGATTATATGTTAAAAGCAGGCAACTTGTTTTCGAATTTGAAAAAACATGTATAAATAAACGTGTTTATGTGAAATTATGCTTTCGTTTATGAAAAACAGTTGAAATAATGTTATACAGGTGTTACGTATTTGTAACATTCTAGAATCTAGATTGTTTTTTGGGGAGTGTACATTTTCAGCATGAATTTGTTTCATTACTATCGTAAGAAAAACATTCAGGAGTGAAAAATGAATTTTCGTAAAGTTACTAATTATGCGTTGATGGTCGGTATGGCCGGACTGATGTTGGTCGGGGCCGGATGTGCAGCTAAGAACAGTGGAATTCAGGTCGGACCCCGTCCGTATTATCTTGTTAATGACCTGAATGAGGGAAAGCTGAAAACTGAGCTGAAAAAGAATGAGAATGCACCGCTTCAGCGTACTGATTTTTCTATAGGGCATCGCGGAGCCTGCATGCAATTCCCCGAACATACGAAAGAATCTTATGAGGCTGCGGCTCGTATGGGAGCAGGGATTTGTGAGTGTGATGTAATTTTTACCAAAGACCGCGAGCTGGTCTGCCGTCATTCCCAGTGTGATTTGGCAACCACCACCAATATTCTGCTTATTCCGGAGCTGGCAGCTAAATGCACTCAGCCTTTTCAGCCTGCCGAGTATGATGAAAATGGAAAAATGATCAAGCCGGCTTCTGCAAAGTGCTGTACCAGTGATATCACTCTGGCTGAATTTAAGCAGTTGCAGGGCAAAATGGATGCCTCCAATCCCAGGGCCAGAACTGTTGAAGAATTCATTGATGCCACTCCCGGCTGGAGAACTGACCGTTATTCCGGCACAGGAACTCTCATGACTCATGCTGAAAGCATTGAGCTGTTCAAAAAACTGGGCATGAAAATGACTCCTGAATTAAAAACTCCCAGCGTATCCATGCCTTTTCAGGGTGATTACACTCAGCAGCAGTTCGCGCAGCAGATGATTGATGAATATAAGGCAGCTGGAGTTGATCCGGAAAATGTCTTTGCTCAGTCTTTTAATCTTGAAGATGTCAAATTCTGGCTCAAAAACGATCCCGCATTTGGTAAGCAGGCTGTTTTTCTTGATGATCGTTACGAGGACAAGAATTTTGATTTTCAAAATCCCGAAACATGGTCTCCCTCAATGGAAGAGCTGGTTGCCGATGGCGTGAAGATAATTGCTCCTCCGCTGTGGATGCTGGTTACCGTTGACAACGGAAAGATCGTTCCTTCGGTTTACGCAAAAAAAGCAAAAGAAGCCGGTCTGGATATTATCGCATGGTCTCTTGAGCGTTCAGGTCTGCTCAAGAATGGTGGCGGCTGGTATTATCAGTCCGTAAAAGACGTGATAACCAAGGATGGAGACACTATGGTTTTGCTCAACGTTTTAGCTGATGATGTTGGTGTCATCGGTGTTTTCTCCGACTGGCCCGGAACTGTGACCTACTTTGCCAATAAAAAAGGCTTGAAATAAAGATTTACCAATTATGCCGTTTGGAAAGTGATCATGTGCAGGTAACAAAGGCTGGAACGAAGCATACCTGCCTGTCTGCTCGTTTCAGCCTTTGTTAAGAACAAGTTTGTAATTGCGGTTTTTAGAAAACAGTCCCGGCAGGTGAAGTTTTATTTATAGAGTGCGTAGACAGTAGCACCAACCATAAGGATGACCATTGAAATGTTTACCGTATA harbors:
- a CDS encoding LysR family transcriptional regulator, which codes for MLPDLNRLKVFYHIFNEQSSTGAAKLLHITQSGVSQHLKKLEDELQTKLFTRVNRRLVSTSAGLKLYDIVKSFMVELESGVRHINETTVKPSGVLRIGAPSEFGKTYLPKIFASFYRQYPDVSLQLELGDPKVLFSMVSNGELDFAYIDILPILMDTPGGVSSYSIEPVVSEEFVLACSRGYYEKYMSDAEYDDLIGLDFIAYKTDIALFSSWFKLHFDKSPSSLNLVFTADSAGAIISAIEEDMGLGITVSHLMTKQIADGSIIPIRITQNKLQNTIACVQFKDKERTVTENAFQEHLRIELDLISDLFIKS
- a CDS encoding S-ribosylhomocysteine lyase; translated protein: MKRIESFQIDHTQLKRGIYVSRKDSVGNETITTFDLRMKEPDKEPALDCAAAHTLEHIGATFLRNHNAFSEKIIYFGPMGCLTGFYLLLKGDFNSKDIVPLIQELFIFAADFEGDVPGASAVECGNHTLMDLPAAKSEAKKYYTEVLTKITRDNLIYPE
- a CDS encoding glycerophosphodiester phosphodiesterase family protein; the encoded protein is MNFRKVTNYALMVGMAGLMLVGAGCAAKNSGIQVGPRPYYLVNDLNEGKLKTELKKNENAPLQRTDFSIGHRGACMQFPEHTKESYEAAARMGAGICECDVIFTKDRELVCRHSQCDLATTTNILLIPELAAKCTQPFQPAEYDENGKMIKPASAKCCTSDITLAEFKQLQGKMDASNPRARTVEEFIDATPGWRTDRYSGTGTLMTHAESIELFKKLGMKMTPELKTPSVSMPFQGDYTQQQFAQQMIDEYKAAGVDPENVFAQSFNLEDVKFWLKNDPAFGKQAVFLDDRYEDKNFDFQNPETWSPSMEELVADGVKIIAPPLWMLVTVDNGKIVPSVYAKKAKEAGLDIIAWSLERSGLLKNGGGWYYQSVKDVITKDGDTMVLLNVLADDVGVIGVFSDWPGTVTYFANKKGLK
- a CDS encoding 5'-methylthioadenosine/adenosylhomocysteine nucleosidase, with the protein product MKIGIIAAMQEELALLVDRLDCASKENFGQFTYHTGKLCEVDVALFLCGIGKVNAAVGTTLLLDKFKPDYLINTGVAGSLSDNINIGDIVISSEVRHHDADATAFEYEVGQIPKMPAAYVANELLLDLARKARPYSDDICIHQGPILSGDSFVHTIEQINQIIKKFPDVMAVEMEGAAIAQTGFLFGVPFILIRSISDKVREDGSTAVYENCMEKAAANSVSMVISMLENI